The genomic segment CTGTCGCAGGAGGCAAACTATATAATTGCAAACGACGATCTAGCTAAATCTCCCAGCCTATTTAATAAAAGCGAGAGCATGAACAAAAGCTTTCATGCCGCAAAGTTTATCGGAAAGTGGTTTAGCCATTCGTCAACAGTTGAAACTATATTTGCACAGCTAGGGATCAGGCCATGACAATGCAGATCTTGCAAATCTCAGTTTACGGTAAAAATGGGGAGCGGCGCGATGTCAAATTTAAACCTTCGCGTGTTAACATCATTACAGGCGCCTCCAAAAAGGGAAAGTCATCGTTACTGGACATTGTAGAGTATTGCCTTGGTTCCAGCGAATGCAATATCGCAGAGGGCTTTATTCGGAAAACTGTTGACTGGTACGCCATTCTGCTGCAGTTCAGCGATACACAAGTATTTATCGCAAGGGCTGCACCGCTTCCAGGCCAAAACTCTAGCACCAGTTCCCACTTGATTGTGGAGAGAGAGATAACCGTACCTGAGAAATCAGAACTCAAAGGCTCTACAAATATTGATAGTGTGGTTCTTTACCTGACACAAAAACTCGGCGTGCCAGAGCAGGAAACGGAAGTGCCCGCCGGGCAAACACGCTCATCAATTTCTGTCGGTTTCAAACACTCACGGTTCTATCTTTTTCAGAGCCAGGATGAGATTGCTGCGAAAAAAATCCTATTTCATCGGCAGTCTGAACCTCATATTCCCCAGGCGATAAAAGATACCATTCCTTATTTTCTCGGTGCCGCAGAAGATGATCGCCTGCAGGATCTGGCGTCATTAAGAAATCTTAAACAGGAAAAGGTCAAACTGGCCAAAAAAATTTACGAGATTGAGTCCTTGAAAGGTGATGGCCTGCAGAAGGGCTATCTCCTACTTGCCGAGGCTGCTAATACTGGTTTGTATGATGGTAGGAATCTCATTCCCAGTGAAAGCGAGTTACTCGAAAGTCTAACGCGTATAAGTAACTGGACGCCACAAGCTATCCCAGCAGAAGACTCCGACGATGATCTTACTATTGCACTGGAGCGAGAGTATCAGCGTCTTACTAATGAAAAGCGTGAAGTTCGATATAGGTTGAGATCAGCCGCTGATTTTGCAAATTCGGAAAACGGGTTTGAACACGAGGCCGGTGAGCAAAAATTCAGATTGCAATCCATCGGGCTATTCAAAAAATCCGCAGCACCTCAGCATATCTGTCCCATCTGTGAATCGCAACATGAAGCCCGCGACGATGCCGGAGCTATTATTCAGCACGCTATAGCTGACCTGGCAAGCAAGCTGGATGGTGTTGAGAGGAACCGCCCTCGGATCACGGGCTACATACAGAGTCTGGATACAGAACAATCCTTGTTGGCTGACAAGATTAAAAAAACTCGCGACAGCATTGATCAAATCAGGTCAAGGAATGCCGAGTTTGAGGGCCAGTATGACAAAAACCTCATGAAATCAAGGGTTGCTGGACGAGTATCTCTTTATCTGGACGGGATCAACTGGGCAGATGATACCGGGCCCATCAAGCAGCAGATCAAAGCACTTGAACCTCAGATAGAAGAACTTGAAGCTAAGCTTGACCCCGATGCTCTCAAAGAGCGTTTAGACGCGCAACTTAGTATTATTAGCGAGGATATGACGCGATGGGCCCGTGAGTTGGGCCTTGAACACTCTGAGCATCCCATCCGCTTGGACGTTCAAAAACTAACCGTGGTGGCGGAAACTCCTCACGGCAGAACACCGCTCTACCGCATGGGCAGTGGTGAAAACTGGGTGGGCTATCACCTTGTCACTTACCTGGCGCTGGCCAAATGGTTTATCAAAGAGAACCGCCCCGTTGGCAGGTTCATTTTCTTCGACCAGCCGACGCAGGTGTATTTCCCGTCCGACAAGGCAGTGAGCGGGAAGATTGAAGAAATTGAAAGTGACGAAGATCGCAGGGCCGTTAAGAAAATGTTCGAGTGGCTTTTTAAAGTTGTTGAAGTAGAACTAGGTGGAGATCTTCAGATCATTGTCACAGACCATGCGGATATCGAAGAAGACTGGTACCAAAGCGCAATCGCTGATGTGAAGTGGCGCGGTGATACAGCGCTAATCCCTAAACATTGGTACACCGAGTAGTTGTATATCTCGCGTGTCCGAACGCCGAGTTGCTGAGTTCGAGCCGCTCAGCGAGAACCCAAAGCTCTGACAGATGCTCTATGTCTTTGCCTTTTATACCATCTCCAAAACAAGAGGGCCTACGAAGGGCCCCTTTGTTTGTTCAAACCAAAATCACTTGGCCAGCCAGGACTCAACGGTCGTGGAGCCGTGCTCAGCTTTCCATTCCTTCAGCGTCTTGTGGTTGCCGCCTTTGGTTTCTACAACTTCACCGGTGTGAGGGTTCTTGTAGACCTTAACCTGGCGCGGCTTCCGAGTACCGGCTTGGGGCTCAGCGATTGGTGCACGACGTCGGGACTGTGGATCAAGCAGATTGATCACGTCTTTCAGGCTATAACCGTACTCAGCAAGCAAAGCGCGCAGCTTGGTTTCAAATTCGATTTCTTTCTTGAGGCCAGCGTCGCCTTTCAGCGCCTCGAGAGCTTGGAGCTGTTCGGCGAGGTTTTTTTCGAGTTGGCGGAATTCAGCGAGTTTGGACATGAGAGATCTCTTTTCAGTAGTTACCTAACAGTATATTGCATATCGGACAGTGTAATAGGGACTGCTGACGGCAACTGAGACAGCAGCTGAAAATTATGGCTCAGCAATAATTATTGCTGAGCCATAATTTGGAATAATTCAGTTTTGCCGCTTCTTCGACCGTCCCTGTCACTCGCCTTTTTGGCAAAGGTGGATCTGGAGCACTTCTGCTTTGCTGTGCTTGAGCCCTAGCCGGAACACTCGATAAGCCAAGTGCCACCTCCTCATTTGTGCTGATAGACTGAGACTACCCGGGCACTCCACTCATCGCCAGCGAAAGCCCCCTTACAGGAAGTAGACGAATGACAAGACGTTACGTAAGCCTCGTAGTTGTAGGAGAGGTCATCACGGTTGTGAATGCCGAAGTGCCAGACGACGACAAGCAGCCCATCACCATACATTCCGATACGACTTGGAATCTGCAAAAAGGTGATCGAGGGCCCGCGCTTGCCGTCCTTCATCAACGTTGTGCAGGTTACCTGACCGAGCACAAAGTCGATCAGGTCGTTATTAAGGCAAGTGCTTTACCAACTGGTTCTGCAAAGCTGGCATTGCTTGGAAGCGCTGAAGTACGGGGCGTGGTCATCGCTGCCGCCGCTTCTGTACTGAACGAAGTCAAAATACTTTCGAAGGCGGTCATCAGTCGAACATATGGCGAGCGAAAGGTTGATGAATATTTGAAGGACGACGACTTCTGGAATGAGCACACCGAGGGGGGCAAGCTGAGAAAAACCAGTCGCGAAGCCGCGATGCTAATTGTTGCTCAGAGGAATGCCTGATGCACGGTATTGTACCGGCGCTTCAGGTCGGCCAGAAGCTCGGAAATGGCCACTTCGGTGAGGTCTTCCTTGGCGAAGATGGAGTGCACGGCCAGGTTGCCGTCAAAGTGTTAAGTCGAAAACCACAGCATACCGACCCTGAGTGGCGGCAATATAAAACGGGCTTTCTCGCCGAGGCTCAGAATCTCTCAAAGGCTCGTCATCGGAATGTGGTTCAGGTCTATCACATAGAAGAGCTGCCAGACGGCAACAGCATCCGTTTTTGTATGGCCTATTGCCCTGGCGGCTCACTTCAGAGCGTTTACGAGGTGAGGCCAATGCGGCTTCTCGAAGCACGCAAAGCCGGCACTGAGGTGTCCCTAGGCTTGGAAGCACTACATGCGCGGGGAATGCTTCATCGGGATATCAAACCTGGCAACATCCTGATTGATGCTGTAGGGGTAGCCCAACTTGGCGACTTCGGGCTGGTTACTGATAATTTGATCCTAGGGTATGGATCGCAGGCTGGTTATCTAGACCATATCGCTTATGAGGTTTGGCTAGGGAATGGCACCAGTGTAAAGACCGATATCTGGGCTCTTGGTATGACCCTTTTCCGCCTTTTGCATGGGCAAATCTGGTATGACGAAGCAATAGCTCCTAAGCACATAGTGCAAGATGGCGGATTCGTCGACACACTCCAATGGCTCCCGCACATACCAAAAGCGTGGCGCAGGGCGATCCGAAAAATGCTCAACGACGATCCGGCTTTACGCTTTCAAACCGCCGGCCAAGTTCTGAATGCTTTATCGGGTCTGCCCACGCCTAACTGGGCTGCCACCGTCACCCCTAATTTGGTGAGGTGGGAGCAAATCTTAGGATCAAGACGGAAGATTGTTGAATGGACGCAACATTCGCCACGAAGTCATGAATGGAAATCCTGGAGTGAGCCGTTTGGGGTTCCCGGGCGAAGCAAATCGTTAGGCGGGTCGAATGGAAAAGTGCCAAAGCGCCAGCTAATAAAGCAACTTGAGGACTACTTTGAGATTTAAGTCGCGCGGCTTAGGATTTCACTTGAACGATTTGTCTTGCACGTATACCCAGTCCTAAACCGATCAAGGCAGGTTTAGGACTGGGCACGGCGAAGAGCGCGAGGTAGCAGGTAAAAATCGTTCTCGTCAGCTGGCTTGAGAGGCTTGAAGCCAAGGCGCTGTGCCGCTTCGGCACGCCTAGACTCCGAGCAGAACGGACAGTAGGTGCTGCTAGCTAATACACCCTCATCAGGTTGCCAATAACGCTGGCAGTGCCGACAGCGAGGAAGCGCTACTTTTAAGTTTGCTGACTTAGTGCTCATATCCTGTCCGTCCTCAGTCCTTTGACATTTCGGTCGATACGCTTTTTGCAACTCCCTGCAAAAGCTGTCTATGTATACAGTATTGCACAAGTCGCCTGGTACACAAGCTGTCTTCGATGAATGGGCGCGCCTAGGTGATGGGATCAGAAAGGCCCTTGAATGTAGTCAAGGACACAAAGATTAATGCCCGACATCAGGCCCTAATTATGTTTGCCTATAGCAGCTCTGTGTAGTGGTCAACTAATCCCGGACACGACGTTAAGTTTTTCTTCGGCCCGAGCTGGCGCCAGCCCACCGTTGAATTGATGGGGTCGAATCCAGTTGTACCGATCCATCAAGAATTGGCTGATATCGCGCTGGGCTTCTTGAGCCGTTCTGTAACCCGTGGTCGGTACCCATTCCGTTTTCAAACTGCGGAACACGCGCTCCATTGGCGCATTGTCCCAGCAATTTCCCCGGCGACTCATGCTCTGGCGCATTCGATAGCGCCACAGCCGCTGGCGAAATAAACGACTCGCATATTGCGACCCTTGATCCGAGTGAAACAGCAGGCCCT from the Pseudomonas sp. N3-W genome contains:
- a CDS encoding DUF3732 domain-containing protein, whose protein sequence is MTMQILQISVYGKNGERRDVKFKPSRVNIITGASKKGKSSLLDIVEYCLGSSECNIAEGFIRKTVDWYAILLQFSDTQVFIARAAPLPGQNSSTSSHLIVEREITVPEKSELKGSTNIDSVVLYLTQKLGVPEQETEVPAGQTRSSISVGFKHSRFYLFQSQDEIAAKKILFHRQSEPHIPQAIKDTIPYFLGAAEDDRLQDLASLRNLKQEKVKLAKKIYEIESLKGDGLQKGYLLLAEAANTGLYDGRNLIPSESELLESLTRISNWTPQAIPAEDSDDDLTIALEREYQRLTNEKREVRYRLRSAADFANSENGFEHEAGEQKFRLQSIGLFKKSAAPQHICPICESQHEARDDAGAIIQHAIADLASKLDGVERNRPRITGYIQSLDTEQSLLADKIKKTRDSIDQIRSRNAEFEGQYDKNLMKSRVAGRVSLYLDGINWADDTGPIKQQIKALEPQIEELEAKLDPDALKERLDAQLSIISEDMTRWARELGLEHSEHPIRLDVQKLTVVAETPHGRTPLYRMGSGENWVGYHLVTYLALAKWFIKENRPVGRFIFFDQPTQVYFPSDKAVSGKIEEIESDEDRRAVKKMFEWLFKVVEVELGGDLQIIVTDHADIEEDWYQSAIADVKWRGDTALIPKHWYTE
- a CDS encoding histone-like nucleoid-structuring protein, MvaT/MvaU family — protein: MSKLAEFRQLEKNLAEQLQALEALKGDAGLKKEIEFETKLRALLAEYGYSLKDVINLLDPQSRRRAPIAEPQAGTRKPRQVKVYKNPHTGEVVETKGGNHKTLKEWKAEHGSTTVESWLAK
- a CDS encoding serine/threonine-protein kinase, producing the protein MHGIVPALQVGQKLGNGHFGEVFLGEDGVHGQVAVKVLSRKPQHTDPEWRQYKTGFLAEAQNLSKARHRNVVQVYHIEELPDGNSIRFCMAYCPGGSLQSVYEVRPMRLLEARKAGTEVSLGLEALHARGMLHRDIKPGNILIDAVGVAQLGDFGLVTDNLILGYGSQAGYLDHIAYEVWLGNGTSVKTDIWALGMTLFRLLHGQIWYDEAIAPKHIVQDGGFVDTLQWLPHIPKAWRRAIRKMLNDDPALRFQTAGQVLNALSGLPTPNWAATVTPNLVRWEQILGSRRKIVEWTQHSPRSHEWKSWSEPFGVPGRSKSLGGSNGKVPKRQLIKQLEDYFEI